One part of the Rhizobium rhizogenes genome encodes these proteins:
- a CDS encoding N-formylglutamate amidohydrolase gives MDWVTGEYELFEVTEPAVQTLPFVYNSPHSGRCYPISFLESARLDSHEIRRSEDHFVDELFAAAPEIGAPLLKANFPRAYLDVNREPYELDPRMFEGTLPPYANIGSMRVAGGLGTVPRIVAENMDIYAHRLPVDEALSRIETIYKPYHACLRRLLSRTHAHFGMAVLIDCHSMPGNIRVAGSNLRPDVIIGDRYGTSASQEVSRAALHFLEELGFVAVYNKPYAGGFITEHYGRPIRSLHALQIEINRALYVDEKTLTKKADFPAIQASLEIFMRQLGAFVSEYAIETSLAAE, from the coding sequence ATGGACTGGGTAACGGGTGAATATGAGCTGTTCGAAGTAACGGAACCTGCCGTTCAGACCCTGCCATTCGTCTATAATTCGCCCCATAGCGGCCGCTGCTATCCCATCTCCTTCCTCGAATCGGCACGGCTTGATTCGCATGAAATCCGGCGTTCGGAAGACCATTTCGTCGACGAGCTTTTCGCAGCCGCACCCGAGATCGGCGCGCCGTTATTGAAAGCCAACTTTCCGCGCGCCTATCTCGACGTCAATCGCGAACCCTATGAACTCGACCCGCGCATGTTCGAGGGCACCCTGCCACCTTATGCGAATATCGGCTCGATGCGGGTTGCCGGCGGCCTTGGGACCGTGCCGCGCATTGTCGCCGAGAATATGGACATCTATGCCCACCGCCTGCCGGTCGATGAAGCGCTTTCGCGGATCGAGACGATCTACAAGCCTTATCATGCCTGTCTGCGCCGGCTCCTGTCACGCACCCATGCCCATTTCGGCATGGCGGTACTGATCGATTGCCATTCCATGCCCGGCAATATCCGCGTTGCCGGCTCCAATCTCAGGCCGGATGTGATCATCGGCGATCGCTACGGAACCAGCGCTTCCCAGGAAGTCTCCCGCGCCGCCCTGCATTTCCTCGAAGAACTGGGCTTCGTCGCGGTCTACAACAAGCCCTATGCCGGCGGCTTCATCACCGAACATTACGGGCGTCCGATCCGATCCCTCCATGCGCTGCAGATCGAGATCAACCGGGCCCTCTACGTCGATGAAAAGACACTGACGAAGAAAGCCGATTTCCCGGCCATTCAGGCCTCGCTGGAAATCTTCATGCGCCAGCTCGGGGCCTTTGTTTCGGAATACGCAATCGAAACCTCGCTCGCCGCCGAGTAA
- the cpdR gene encoding cell cycle two-component system response regulator CpdR, whose product MNQKILLAEDDNDMRRFLVKALEKAGYKVSSFDNGASAYDRLREEPFSLLLTDIVMPEMDGIELARRATELDPDLKVMFITGFAAVALNADSKAPKDAKVLSKPFHLRDLVDEVNKLLVA is encoded by the coding sequence ATGAATCAGAAAATTCTTCTCGCTGAAGACGACAATGATATGCGCCGCTTTCTCGTCAAGGCGCTGGAAAAAGCCGGTTACAAGGTTTCTTCCTTCGACAATGGCGCAAGCGCCTACGACCGGCTGCGCGAGGAGCCCTTTTCGCTTCTGTTGACCGATATCGTCATGCCCGAAATGGATGGCATCGAGCTGGCGCGACGCGCGACCGAACTCGACCCTGACCTGAAAGTCATGTTCATCACCGGCTTTGCAGCGGTTGCGCTGAATGCCGATTCGAAGGCTCCGAAGGACGCCAAGGTGCTTTCCAAGCCGTTCCATCTGCGCGATCTGGTGGATGAGGTCAACAAACTCCTTGTGGCGTAA
- a CDS encoding acyl carrier protein codes for MSEIRNRVIKIISEQLGIADDKIVDTANFSEDLNADSLEVVQIVMEIEEEFGIEIPDAAADSLSTVGDAIRFIQLATT; via the coding sequence ATATCCGAGATAAGAAACCGGGTGATAAAAATCATCAGCGAGCAGCTCGGAATAGCGGATGACAAAATAGTCGATACAGCAAATTTTTCCGAAGATCTGAATGCCGATTCACTTGAGGTCGTTCAGATCGTCATGGAGATCGAAGAGGAATTTGGCATCGAAATTCCCGATGCTGCCGCAGACAGCCTCTCCACTGTCGGTGATGCCATTCGCTTCATTCAGCTGGCAACAACTTAA